A genome region from Clostridium pasteurianum includes the following:
- a CDS encoding TspO/MBR family protein gives MCNIFKVDGKVYLKNLIFNIIIAEGVGLLSGFLGMSNANSYSNLNKPSFSPPGFIFPIVWIILYFLMGLAAYRISIKGKQGYDVKKGLTFYAIQLFLNFMWTIIFFRFKLYGLAFVELMVLIIFIVLTTFEFYKSDKISSYLMIPYLLWVSFAGILNYSIWALNS, from the coding sequence ATGTGTAATATCTTTAAAGTAGATGGTAAAGTTTATTTGAAAAATCTTATATTCAACATTATTATAGCAGAAGGTGTAGGACTATTAAGCGGATTTTTAGGAATGTCAAATGCCAATTCTTATAGCAATTTAAATAAACCATCATTTTCTCCACCGGGGTTTATATTTCCTATAGTTTGGATTATTTTATATTTCTTAATGGGATTAGCAGCATACAGGATAAGTATTAAGGGAAAACAAGGTTACGATGTAAAAAAAGGATTAACTTTTTATGCAATTCAACTTTTTTTGAATTTTATGTGGACTATAATATTTTTTAGATTTAAACTTTATGGATTAGCTTTTGTTGAATTAATGGTTTTAATTATATTTATAGTGCTTACTACCTTTGAATTCTATAAATCAGATAAGATATCGTCTTACTTAATGATTCCATATTTATTATGGGTATCATTTGCAGGGATTTTAAATTATTCTATATGGGCTTTAAATAGTTAA
- a CDS encoding flavoprotein, translating to MLSGKIITLGITACSTANQSLMLIRKLKNGGAQVHVIMTANAVNFVTPLMVQREAGTPIEIEQFELPKAYDMNHNALSIKSDLMLVAPVSADTIGKAANGIADNLLTTKLLSARTPIVFATHINPVMYNKASVQRNIKLLKEDGVIFVENNDNQYPSLFPGVENIMETAEEVMK from the coding sequence ATGTTATCAGGAAAAATAATAACTTTAGGAATTACGGCTTGCAGTACAGCAAATCAATCACTTATGTTAATTAGAAAATTAAAAAATGGGGGAGCGCAGGTACATGTAATTATGACAGCAAATGCAGTTAATTTTGTTACACCACTTATGGTACAAAGAGAAGCAGGTACACCTATTGAAATTGAACAATTCGAACTTCCAAAAGCATATGACATGAATCATAATGCATTATCAATTAAGTCGGATTTAATGCTTGTTGCACCAGTTTCAGCTGATACTATTGGAAAAGCAGCAAATGGAATAGCAGATAATTTACTCACTACTAAGTTATTATCGGCAAGAACACCTATCGTTTTTGCAACACATATTAATCCGGTAATGTACAATAAAGCAAGTGTACAGCGAAATATAAAATTACTTAAAGAAGACGGTGTGATTTTTGTTGAAAATAATGATAACCAGTATCCAAGTCTATTTCCAGGTGTAGAAAACATTATGGAAACAGCTGAGGAAGTAATGAAATAA
- the nifE gene encoding nitrogenase iron-molybdenum cofactor biosynthesis protein NifE, whose protein sequence is MENKTESLDNINLEGNLDAQEIIEERKGFVCYNSQNKAIKLRCDENSVSGAVSQRACVYCGARVVLNPITDAFHLIHGPIGCASYTWDLRGSLSSGSEIFRNSFSTDLSETDVIFGGEKKLRAAIDEIVKRFSPKVIFVYATCIVGVIGDDIDAVCKDAEKKYSVRVIPVKSPGFSGNKAMGYRAACNAILKLMGNKKVSKKVNGINYLGDFNLAGEVWVVTNYLKKIGINVVSKLTGDGKCEEIMRAPGANLNIVQCAGSMEYLARKMEEIYGIPYIRISFLGIQDTENSILQIAHILGDKNVIEKAEKLIKAEKNKVKDKIDYYRNRLKGKKAAIYVGGGYKAISLIKQFKNLGIETVMVGTQTGKPRDYEIIREITEPGTVILDDANPSELEKFMLEKGADVLVGGVKERPLAYKLGVAFCDHNHERKHILSGFEGAVNFAEELDLTVNSPVWKYV, encoded by the coding sequence ATGGAAAATAAGACAGAATCCCTAGATAATATTAATTTAGAAGGCAATTTAGATGCTCAGGAAATAATAGAAGAGAGAAAGGGTTTTGTTTGCTATAATTCCCAAAACAAAGCTATTAAACTTCGCTGTGATGAAAATAGTGTTTCGGGAGCTGTAAGTCAGAGAGCTTGTGTTTATTGTGGAGCACGTGTTGTGTTAAACCCTATAACAGATGCATTTCATCTTATTCACGGTCCAATAGGATGTGCAAGCTATACGTGGGATTTGCGTGGGAGCTTGTCAAGTGGTTCGGAGATTTTTAGAAATAGTTTTTCTACCGATTTAAGTGAAACAGATGTTATATTTGGAGGAGAAAAAAAGTTAAGGGCAGCTATTGATGAGATTGTAAAAAGATTTAGTCCCAAAGTTATTTTTGTTTACGCAACCTGCATAGTTGGTGTAATTGGTGATGATATAGATGCAGTATGTAAGGATGCTGAAAAAAAGTATTCAGTAAGAGTTATACCAGTAAAATCTCCAGGATTTTCTGGAAATAAGGCAATGGGATATAGAGCGGCGTGTAATGCTATTCTAAAGCTTATGGGAAATAAAAAAGTAAGTAAAAAAGTTAATGGAATTAACTATTTAGGAGACTTTAATTTAGCAGGTGAAGTTTGGGTTGTTACAAATTACTTGAAAAAAATAGGAATTAATGTTGTCTCTAAGTTAACTGGTGATGGTAAATGTGAAGAAATTATGAGGGCACCGGGAGCCAATCTTAATATTGTACAATGTGCAGGTTCAATGGAATATTTAGCTAGAAAAATGGAAGAGATTTATGGAATCCCGTACATAAGAATTAGCTTTTTGGGGATACAGGATACGGAAAATTCTATTTTGCAAATAGCTCATATATTAGGAGATAAGAATGTTATTGAAAAAGCCGAAAAGCTCATTAAAGCTGAAAAGAATAAAGTTAAAGATAAAATTGATTATTATAGAAATAGACTTAAGGGTAAAAAAGCTGCGATATATGTTGGAGGAGGTTATAAAGCTATATCACTTATAAAGCAATTCAAAAATTTGGGTATTGAAACTGTTATGGTTGGAACTCAAACAGGTAAACCAAGAGATTATGAAATAATTAGAGAGATAACTGAACCAGGGACTGTAATACTTGATGATGCTAATCCTTCAGAACTTGAAAAGTTCATGCTTGAAAAAGGTGCTGATGTATTAGTAGGTGGAGTTAAAGAAAGACCTCTTGCGTATAAACTTGGTGTTGCATTTTGTGACCATAACCATGAGAGAAAACATATACTTTCTGGTTTTGAAGGTGCTGTAAATTTTGCAGAAGAACTAGACTTAACCGTAAATAGTCCAGTTTGGAAATATGTATAG
- a CDS encoding homocitrate synthase, producing the protein MKINLVDTTLRDGEQKAGIALNVQQKIEIAKLLDSMGVFQIEAGAAIMGGYEKTSIKKIVELGLKSKISSWNRMNLKDIKQSIDCNVDIIHISVPASEIQIKYNLKKSKKWIMDNLKRCIYYAKSSGYEVTVGLEDASRADIKFLIKLCNIVYKEGVRRVRYADTVGILYPRKAYKNISTIIKEVPVEIEMHAHNDFGMAEANSIGAVKGGAKYIDTTIGGIGERAGNCNYIKFLKAFEILSKHRMVGNEFFKLKKQEKSIINLLKISI; encoded by the coding sequence ATGAAAATTAATTTAGTTGATACAACCTTGAGGGATGGTGAACAAAAGGCAGGGATAGCTTTGAATGTACAGCAAAAAATAGAAATTGCAAAACTACTTGATTCTATGGGTGTTTTTCAAATTGAAGCTGGTGCAGCCATAATGGGTGGATATGAAAAAACAAGCATTAAAAAAATTGTAGAGCTGGGACTTAAAAGTAAAATATCATCTTGGAATAGAATGAATTTGAAGGATATAAAACAATCTATTGATTGTAACGTAGATATAATCCATATATCTGTTCCAGCTTCGGAGATACAGATTAAATATAACTTGAAAAAGAGCAAGAAATGGATAATGGACAATTTAAAAAGGTGTATATATTATGCTAAAAGCAGTGGATATGAAGTAACAGTAGGATTAGAAGATGCTTCTAGAGCCGATATAAAATTTTTAATTAAATTATGCAACATTGTATATAAGGAAGGGGTAAGAAGGGTTAGATATGCAGATACTGTTGGGATATTATACCCAAGAAAAGCGTATAAGAATATAAGCACGATAATTAAGGAAGTGCCTGTAGAAATAGAAATGCATGCACATAATGATTTTGGTATGGCTGAAGCAAATTCAATTGGTGCAGTAAAAGGTGGAGCTAAATACATTGATACTACAATTGGAGGAATAGGTGAAAGAGCGGGAAATTGCAATTATATTAAATTTTTAAAAGCATTTGAGATACTGTCAAAGCACCGTATGGTAGGAAATGAATTTTTTAAGTTAAAAAAGCAAGAGAAAAGTATAATAAATTTACTTAAAATAAGTATATAA
- a CDS encoding homocitrate synthase/isopropylmalate synthase family protein → MSVILSSRRKFIIDKTLINDKELICKNRNQIDCFLTLLNKIGADLIEIDRNVVEKINIEGNITNFAYLVKDEQDMPVINDYDFKYLILDIKIAKNFDNSSINSMNRSKIILEVDVKDLNAIFSDINYEIFNNFNVFSIRVKNVKKCNINGWCNIIREIKNELGVLVDFCADDDYYMATAIVVEACNDGADFVTTAFNGEEYNLASLEEFILACKIINNAEVTGNLKMLKVISEVYEKLSNRKVSGMKPVIGQDIFKCESGIHVDGIEKKSITYEPYGPNEVGMERELIIGKHSGSKAVEVKLKQLNIKSDNLDIDKFLLKIREKSIELHRNIFDDELKDMYESFK, encoded by the coding sequence ATGTCAGTTATACTAAGTAGTAGAAGAAAATTTATAATAGACAAGACATTAATTAATGACAAAGAGTTGATCTGCAAAAATAGAAACCAAATTGATTGTTTTTTAACTTTACTCAATAAAATAGGTGCTGATTTGATTGAAATAGATAGAAATGTAGTTGAAAAAATTAATATAGAAGGAAATATTACGAATTTCGCTTATTTAGTAAAGGATGAACAAGATATGCCTGTTATAAACGACTATGATTTTAAATATCTTATTTTAGATATTAAAATTGCTAAAAATTTTGATAACAGTTCTATAAATAGTATGAATAGGTCAAAAATAATACTAGAAGTTGATGTCAAAGATTTGAATGCAATTTTTAGTGATATAAACTATGAAATTTTTAATAACTTTAATGTGTTTTCTATAAGGGTGAAAAATGTTAAGAAGTGTAATATTAATGGCTGGTGTAATATTATAAGAGAAATAAAAAATGAATTAGGTGTACTTGTTGATTTCTGCGCTGACGATGATTATTATATGGCAACAGCTATTGTAGTTGAAGCATGTAATGATGGAGCAGATTTCGTAACAACAGCTTTCAATGGAGAGGAGTATAACCTTGCTTCTCTTGAGGAGTTTATTTTAGCCTGCAAGATAATCAATAATGCCGAAGTGACAGGAAATTTAAAAATGCTTAAAGTGATTTCTGAAGTATATGAAAAATTATCAAATAGAAAAGTATCAGGTATGAAACCAGTTATCGGACAAGATATATTTAAATGTGAATCGGGGATTCATGTAGATGGTATAGAGAAAAAATCAATTACTTATGAACCATATGGACCTAATGAGGTTGGAATGGAGAGAGAACTTATTATAGGAAAACATTCTGGCAGTAAGGCAGTTGAAGTTAAGTTAAAACAGCTTAATATAAAGTCTGATAATCTAGATATTGATAAGTTTTTACTTAAGATAAGAGAAAAAAGCATTGAACTTCACAGAAATATTTTTGATGATGAATTAAAGGATATGTATGAAAGCTTTAAATGA
- the modA gene encoding molybdate ABC transporter substrate-binding protein, with amino-acid sequence MNNSHNKDKNFLCYVLSIFMAVFLLVGCTKVDESSKSLVEKKSNKSQKIIVLAAASLTESFNDIGKNLKKDKNIEASFNFAGSQQLVSLIEQDVNADVFVSADNKNMNKVIDEKKVSKSVIFTKNELVIGKYKKSSASVNSLKDLAKPGIKIIVGDKSVPCGAYFYKALQKALQDKTIDKAEHDKILANIKSNELNVKDIVSKVNLGEADVGIVYKTDINKKNKDKIQIIEDREFSKLKVEYPIAVINVSKNKKAAQEFINYVTSTKGKSILKSYGFSVE; translated from the coding sequence ATGAATAATTCACATAACAAGGATAAGAACTTTTTATGTTATGTGCTTAGTATATTTATGGCCGTATTTTTATTAGTAGGATGTACAAAGGTAGATGAAAGTTCCAAAAGTTTAGTTGAGAAAAAAAGCAACAAGTCTCAAAAAATAATAGTACTTGCAGCAGCTAGTCTTACAGAATCTTTTAATGATATAGGTAAAAATCTTAAGAAGGACAAAAATATAGAGGCTTCTTTTAATTTTGCAGGAAGTCAACAGCTTGTATCATTAATAGAACAGGATGTTAATGCAGATGTCTTCGTTTCGGCAGATAACAAAAATATGAATAAAGTAATTGATGAGAAAAAGGTGAGTAAGTCTGTAATATTCACAAAAAATGAATTAGTTATTGGTAAATATAAAAAAAGTTCTGCAAGTGTAAACTCACTTAAGGACCTTGCTAAACCTGGAATTAAAATTATTGTTGGTGATAAATCAGTACCATGTGGAGCATATTTTTATAAGGCACTCCAAAAGGCACTACAGGATAAGACTATTGATAAAGCTGAGCACGATAAAATTTTGGCAAATATAAAAAGTAATGAGTTAAATGTAAAGGACATTGTAAGTAAAGTTAATCTTGGGGAAGCTGATGTTGGAATTGTCTATAAAACTGATATAAATAAGAAGAACAAAGATAAAATCCAGATAATAGAGGATAGGGAATTTTCAAAACTTAAAGTAGAGTATCCTATTGCGGTAATTAATGTTTCAAAGAATAAAAAAGCAGCTCAGGAGTTTATTAATTATGTAACTTCTACAAAGGGTAAAAGTATACTAAAAAGTTATGGATTTAGTGTGGAATAA
- a CDS encoding ABC transporter permease — translation MVQTNVKLNNKEYEHKRIKSIINYDFGEKTLAPTFIILTVIYFMVLIAPIAFLVKYSGIINIVNTICDSENIKCIGLTLWTSLVSLALTFIFGTATAFYISGISNKFMVKLLDIMVEMPVVLPPAVAGISLLLVLGNNSFIGKLLSYYNINIVFTPIAVVIAQFFVSSAFYVKALRNSIRDVPDEIFEASYVFGAGKLQTNVMVIIPMLKRTIISGLILAWIRSMGEFGATLMFAGNILDKTRTISLQIYTYMQSDIKEATAFAAILYFLSFSMLLAIKTTQNDD, via the coding sequence ATGGTTCAGACTAATGTGAAACTTAATAATAAGGAATATGAACATAAAAGGATAAAAAGTATTATTAATTATGATTTTGGTGAAAAGACATTAGCTCCTACTTTTATTATTTTAACCGTTATTTATTTTATGGTCTTGATAGCTCCCATAGCATTTCTTGTAAAGTATTCAGGAATTATAAATATAGTTAATACTATTTGTGACAGTGAAAATATAAAATGTATAGGACTAACGCTTTGGACGTCTTTAGTTTCGCTTGCACTTACATTTATATTTGGTACTGCAACTGCTTTTTATATAAGTGGTATATCTAATAAATTTATGGTTAAGCTTCTTGACATAATGGTTGAAATGCCAGTGGTACTCCCACCAGCAGTAGCTGGTATATCTCTTCTTTTAGTGCTTGGAAATAACAGTTTTATAGGAAAGCTTTTATCTTATTATAATATAAACATAGTCTTTACACCAATTGCGGTAGTAATTGCTCAATTTTTTGTATCTTCAGCTTTTTATGTGAAAGCTTTAAGAAATTCAATAAGGGATGTCCCAGATGAAATTTTTGAAGCATCATATGTCTTTGGAGCTGGAAAACTTCAAACTAATGTTATGGTTATAATACCAATGCTTAAAAGAACAATTATATCGGGGCTTATATTAGCATGGATAAGATCTATGGGTGAATTTGGAGCAACTTTAATGTTTGCTGGAAATATACTTGATAAAACAAGAACAATATCTCTTCAAATATATACATATATGCAATCAGATATTAAGGAAGCTACAGCTTTTGCTGCAATACTATATTTTTTATCCTTTTCAATGCTTTTAGCTATAAAAACAACTCAAAATGATGATTAA
- a CDS encoding amino acid permease, giving the protein MNDIFKTKSIKELIDETKGKNSLKKALGAKELTLLGIGAIVGAGIFVITGLAAGRYSGPALVISFIISGIACAFAALCYAEFASIVPVAGSAYTYGYASLGEVWAWIIGWDLILEYTVFIGTVAIGWSGYAADMLKQIGINIPKQFLNSPAEGGIVNLPAVIIILIIGALLIRGVTEVAKFNNIIVMIKLAVIALFIVLAVGHVKTANWHPFMPYGWKGVFKGAAYVFFAYIGFDAVSTAAEEVKDPKHDLPKGIVGSLLICTVLYIIVAALLTGIVPYYKFKYTSAPVAFALQQIGYNWGSAMISVGALFGLTSVLLVIMFGQTRIFFAMSRDGLFPKFLGAVNQKTKTPVTSTVIVVIAAASLSGFLPITVVSELTNIGTLAAFIIVSIGIIVLRKRKPDIDRGFKCPLVPVIPIISAIICFYLIMNLTYFTKMRFVIWFLVGIVVYIVYGYKHSTMRNAVK; this is encoded by the coding sequence ATGAATGACATTTTTAAGACTAAATCAATTAAGGAGTTAATTGACGAAACTAAGGGGAAAAATTCCCTAAAAAAGGCTCTTGGAGCAAAAGAACTAACTTTACTTGGAATTGGGGCAATTGTTGGTGCTGGAATCTTTGTAATAACAGGATTAGCAGCAGGTAGATATTCAGGACCTGCACTAGTTATTTCATTTATAATTTCTGGTATTGCGTGTGCTTTTGCCGCTTTGTGTTATGCAGAATTTGCATCGATTGTACCAGTAGCTGGAAGTGCATATACATATGGTTATGCATCACTTGGTGAGGTATGGGCATGGATTATAGGTTGGGATTTGATACTTGAGTATACTGTTTTTATTGGTACCGTTGCAATTGGATGGTCAGGATATGCAGCAGATATGCTTAAACAAATAGGAATTAATATACCTAAGCAATTTTTAAATTCACCAGCAGAAGGCGGTATAGTAAATTTACCAGCTGTAATTATTATTTTAATCATAGGGGCACTTCTCATAAGGGGTGTAACTGAAGTTGCAAAATTCAATAATATTATAGTAATGATAAAACTTGCAGTTATTGCTTTATTTATAGTTTTAGCTGTGGGACATGTAAAGACTGCTAATTGGCATCCTTTTATGCCATATGGATGGAAAGGCGTGTTTAAGGGAGCAGCTTATGTATTTTTCGCATATATAGGATTTGATGCGGTTTCTACTGCGGCAGAGGAAGTTAAAGACCCTAAACATGATTTACCAAAAGGAATTGTGGGTTCACTTCTTATATGTACTGTACTTTATATAATTGTCGCTGCACTGCTTACAGGGATAGTTCCATATTATAAGTTTAAATATACATCTGCACCAGTAGCATTTGCACTTCAACAAATAGGTTATAATTGGGGTTCAGCAATGATATCAGTAGGAGCACTTTTTGGATTGACTTCAGTTTTGCTTGTTATAATGTTTGGACAAACTAGAATATTTTTCGCGATGTCAAGAGATGGACTTTTCCCTAAGTTTTTAGGTGCTGTGAATCAAAAGACCAAAACGCCTGTTACAAGTACCGTAATAGTTGTAATAGCAGCAGCATCTTTATCTGGATTTTTGCCAATAACAGTTGTTTCTGAGCTTACCAATATAGGTACGCTTGCAGCATTTATAATAGTTTCTATAGGAATTATAGTTTTGAGAAAGAGAAAACCGGATATTGATAGGGGCTTTAAGTGTCCGCTTGTACCAGTAATTCCAATAATTTCTGCAATCATTTGCTTTTATTTAATAATGAATCTTACGTATTTCACAAAGATGAGATTTGTAATCTGGTTTTTAGTTGGAATAGTAGTATATATTGTTTATGGATATAAGCATAGCACTATGCGCAATGCTGTGAAGTAA
- the nifB gene encoding nitrogenase cofactor biosynthesis protein NifB, whose product MSNKSLVNVDINPCKMCMPMGGVMAFKGIENSMVILHGSQGCSTYIRRHMATHYNEPVDIASSALTEKGTVYGGAENLKKGLKNMIKLYNPSTIGVMTTCLAETIGEDTNRIVEEFYEEEKENAKNLKIITVPTPGYGGTQAEGYYITLRRIVEQVCERVERNNYINIICANLNPGDIRNIKNILNCYNMPYVLLPDVSNTLDSPHNEKYRKIPAGGTKIEDIKKMSGAVATIEMGVTIDEDRSPGVFLEKKFGVPLYKCGIPIGIRNTTEFISMLSRLSCKKIPQELLTQRGRYLDGMIDDHKYAGKAKVIIYGEPELALALAKLCLENGVLIKLIALGTKNKVVEDELEDEIKTQREDAIILDDTDFETIEKYAKKLNINLFIGNSDGRRMAKRLGIEIIRVGFPIHDRVGAQRQIITGYNGSAFLIDSISNAMLKITESNFRKDAYDKYYLGNDEEIKDKDGIENMSEEKTRTHPCFGDNAYKFARMHIPIAPKCNISCNYCSRRYDCVNESRPGVTSEVLSPYEALEKFKIVKSKLPNLTVVGVAGPGDALANFEAVKKTFQLIRREDAQITFCLSTNGLMLPFYANEIIALGVSHVTITVNAVDKEIGAKIYGEVNYLGNKYYGVKGAEILLNNQLTGIRYLCSKGIVCKVNIVMLKGINDKHIKDVVKKVKECGVYMTNIMQMIPVKGSKFEKLQTVTNKELNKMRKECETDIKQMYHCRQCRADAIGTLAEDCSINFRNISCGGCSRICNSLDENKTKEVYKFAISTRTGINVDQHFGHATEFYIYTYNQGKVEFLEKRNIEKYCGGTDKCDEAEERIAKILNAVSDCKAVLALRAGIGPKKRLKENGIEIFEMYETINDGVRIAAEKILEYEKRGVLNE is encoded by the coding sequence ATGTCAAATAAAAGTTTAGTTAATGTGGATATAAATCCGTGCAAAATGTGTATGCCAATGGGTGGAGTCATGGCTTTTAAGGGAATTGAAAATAGTATGGTTATTTTACATGGTTCTCAAGGGTGTAGTACTTATATAAGAAGGCATATGGCTACTCATTATAATGAGCCTGTTGATATAGCTTCCTCTGCACTTACAGAAAAGGGAACAGTATATGGTGGAGCTGAGAATTTAAAAAAGGGATTAAAAAATATGATTAAACTTTATAATCCATCTACTATAGGAGTTATGACTACATGTCTTGCTGAAACTATAGGTGAAGATACAAATAGAATAGTTGAAGAATTTTATGAAGAAGAAAAAGAAAATGCAAAAAACTTAAAAATAATAACAGTTCCTACTCCAGGATACGGAGGAACACAGGCTGAAGGATATTATATTACATTAAGAAGAATAGTAGAACAAGTCTGTGAAAGAGTGGAGAGGAATAATTATATAAATATCATATGTGCAAACTTAAATCCAGGTGATATCCGAAATATAAAGAATATTTTGAATTGTTATAATATGCCTTATGTGCTTTTACCAGATGTATCGAATACGTTAGATTCCCCGCATAATGAAAAATACAGAAAGATTCCTGCTGGTGGAACCAAAATAGAAGATATAAAGAAAATGTCTGGTGCGGTAGCTACTATTGAAATGGGTGTAACTATAGATGAAGATAGATCACCAGGAGTATTTTTAGAAAAAAAATTTGGTGTACCTCTTTATAAATGCGGAATACCTATAGGAATTAGAAATACAACTGAATTTATTTCTATGTTATCTAGGCTTAGTTGCAAGAAAATACCGCAGGAACTTTTAACTCAAAGAGGCAGATATCTTGATGGAATGATAGATGATCATAAATATGCGGGTAAAGCAAAAGTAATAATATATGGGGAACCTGAACTTGCTCTTGCACTGGCAAAGTTATGTTTGGAAAACGGTGTACTTATAAAACTTATAGCTCTTGGTACTAAGAATAAAGTTGTAGAAGATGAGCTTGAGGATGAAATAAAAACTCAAAGAGAAGATGCAATTATTTTAGATGATACGGATTTTGAAACCATAGAAAAGTATGCTAAAAAGCTTAATATAAATTTGTTTATAGGAAATTCGGATGGGAGAAGAATGGCAAAAAGATTAGGAATAGAAATAATTAGAGTTGGATTCCCTATCCATGATAGAGTCGGGGCACAGAGACAGATAATAACGGGATATAATGGTTCAGCATTTTTAATAGATAGTATATCAAATGCTATGCTTAAAATAACAGAAAGTAACTTTAGGAAAGATGCTTATGATAAGTATTATTTAGGAAATGATGAAGAAATTAAGGATAAAGATGGTATAGAGAACATGAGTGAAGAAAAGACCCGTACTCATCCTTGTTTTGGTGATAATGCGTATAAATTTGCAAGAATGCATATACCGATTGCACCTAAATGTAATATTAGTTGCAATTATTGCAGCAGAAGATATGACTGCGTAAATGAGAGCAGACCAGGAGTTACGAGTGAAGTATTATCACCTTATGAGGCTCTTGAAAAATTTAAAATAGTAAAAAGCAAGCTGCCTAATTTGACAGTTGTGGGTGTGGCAGGTCCAGGAGATGCTTTAGCTAATTTTGAAGCTGTTAAAAAAACCTTTCAATTAATAAGAAGAGAGGATGCTCAGATAACATTTTGCCTTTCAACTAATGGACTTATGCTTCCTTTTTATGCTAATGAAATTATAGCTTTAGGGGTGTCACATGTTACCATTACGGTTAATGCTGTAGACAAAGAAATAGGAGCCAAGATATATGGAGAAGTAAACTATCTTGGAAATAAATATTATGGAGTAAAAGGAGCAGAAATATTGCTTAATAATCAACTTACAGGCATAAGGTATTTATGTTCTAAGGGTATCGTATGTAAAGTCAATATAGTTATGCTTAAGGGTATTAATGATAAGCACATAAAAGATGTTGTTAAGAAAGTTAAAGAGTGCGGAGTCTATATGACTAATATAATGCAGATGATTCCTGTTAAGGGGAGTAAATTTGAAAAGCTTCAAACAGTTACTAATAAAGAACTTAATAAGATGAGAAAAGAGTGCGAGACTGACATAAAACAAATGTATCACTGTAGGCAATGTAGAGCAGATGCAATAGGTACATTAGCTGAGGATTGTTCTATTAATTTTAGAAATATATCATGTGGTGGCTGTAGTAGAATTTGTAATAGTTTAGATGAAAATAAAACTAAAGAAGTATATAAATTTGCCATTTCAACGAGGACTGGTATTAATGTAGATCAACACTTTGGTCATGCTACTGAATTTTATATTTATACGTACAATCAAGGAAAAGTAGAATTCTTAGAAAAGCGAAATATTGAAAAGTATTGTGGTGGAACGGATAAATGTGATGAGGCTGAGGAAAGGATAGCTAAAATATTAAATGCTGTTTCGGATTGTAAAGCGGTACTTGCTTTAAGGGCAGGAATCGGGCCTAAGAAAAGGCTAAAGGAAAATGGAATAGAAATCTTTGAGATGTATGAAACAATAAATGACGGAGTGAGAATAGCGGCAGAAAAGATATTAGAATACGAGAAAAGAGGTGTTCTAAATGAATAA